A window of the Armatimonadota bacterium genome harbors these coding sequences:
- the ctaD gene encoding cytochrome c oxidase subunit I, with product MSAASNGHGHSKGNYLSEHPIASWLLTTDHKRIGILYLISISVFFGIGALFAALVRMELITPQGDLMSADNYNRAFTLHGVMMIFFFLIPSIPAVLGNFCLPLMIGAKDVAFPRLNLLSWYMFVIGGSLAVVATVRGGIDTGWTFYPPYSSTYAHGQVSLALVGVFINGFSSIFTGINFLVTIHKMRAPGLTWFRLPLFVWAQYATSFIIVFGTPVVAITLALVLVERILRVGIFDPALGGDPILFQHLFWFYSHPAVYIMILPAMGVISEIISTFSRKRIFGYEFVAFSSMAIAIVGFLVWGHHLFTTGQSIYAGMVFSILSFLVAVPSAVKTFNWLTTMYKGQVVLRAPMLYGLGFIGLFTIGGLTGLFLSSMGVDIHLQETYFVVAHFHYVMVGGAIMGYLGGIHYWWPKMFGRMYPETWAKIAALIVFVGFNLTFFPQFIVGNLGMPRRYWAYPEEWQVWHLLSTAGASILGVGYFLPSVYLVWSIFKGKPAGNNPWGASGLEWTTESPPITHNFHETPIVTKEAYTYDDVPDMIEEDDQPERKEPAHV from the coding sequence ATGAGCGCCGCAAGCAACGGCCACGGGCACAGCAAGGGCAACTATCTATCGGAGCACCCGATCGCTTCGTGGTTGCTGACCACCGATCACAAACGGATCGGCATACTCTATTTAATCTCCATCAGCGTGTTTTTTGGCATTGGCGCCTTGTTTGCCGCACTCGTCCGCATGGAGCTGATTACGCCGCAGGGCGACTTAATGAGCGCCGACAACTACAATCGCGCCTTTACGCTCCACGGCGTGATGATGATCTTTTTCTTTCTCATCCCCAGCATACCGGCGGTGTTGGGCAATTTCTGTCTTCCGTTGATGATCGGCGCCAAAGACGTTGCATTCCCGCGGCTAAATCTGCTCTCTTGGTACATGTTTGTAATTGGCGGAAGCCTTGCAGTCGTCGCAACGGTCCGCGGCGGGATCGATACCGGCTGGACGTTCTATCCGCCCTACAGTTCGACCTATGCCCACGGGCAGGTGTCGTTAGCGTTGGTCGGCGTGTTTATCAACGGGTTCTCATCGATTTTCACGGGAATCAACTTCCTGGTGACCATTCACAAGATGCGCGCTCCCGGCCTCACTTGGTTCCGCTTGCCCTTGTTTGTCTGGGCCCAATACGCCACCAGTTTTATTATCGTGTTCGGAACGCCCGTGGTCGCGATCACGCTCGCGCTGGTTTTAGTCGAAAGGATTTTGAGAGTCGGCATCTTCGATCCCGCGCTTGGCGGCGACCCGATTCTGTTCCAACACTTGTTTTGGTTCTATTCGCATCCCGCGGTCTATATCATGATTCTGCCGGCGATGGGCGTCATCAGCGAGATAATCTCGACTTTCTCTCGCAAGCGGATTTTTGGATATGAGTTCGTAGCTTTCTCCAGCATGGCGATCGCGATCGTAGGCTTCTTGGTCTGGGGGCATCATCTCTTTACGACCGGCCAGAGCATCTATGCCGGCATGGTTTTCTCAATCCTGAGCTTTCTAGTCGCGGTGCCGTCGGCCGTCAAGACGTTCAACTGGCTGACTACAATGTACAAGGGGCAGGTCGTGCTCCGCGCTCCAATGCTCTATGGGCTCGGATTTATCGGTCTATTCACTATCGGCGGTCTGACCGGGCTGTTCCTATCTTCTATGGGCGTCGATATTCACCTGCAGGAGACCTACTTCGTGGTCGCTCACTTCCACTATGTAATGGTCGGCGGAGCGATCATGGGCTACTTGGGAGGCATCCATTACTGGTGGCCTAAGATGTTTGGCCGAATGTATCCCGAGACGTGGGCCAAGATTGCCGCGCTCATCGTGTTCGTCGGCTTTAACTTGACTTTCTTTCCGCAGTTCATCGTGGGCAACTTGGGGATGCCGCGACGCTACTGGGCTTATCCAGAAGAGTGGCAAGTCTGGCATCTTCTATCGACGGCGGGCGCATCGATCTTGGGAGTGGGCTACTTCTTGCCCAGCGTCTATTTGGTCTGGTCGATCTTCAAAGGCAAGCCGGCCGGCAACAATCCTTGGGGCGCGTCAGGGTTAGAATGGACGACCGAATCGCCGCCCATCACGCACAACTTTCACGAGACGCCGATCGTTACGAAAGAAGCCTATACCTATGACGACGTGCCCGACATGATCGAAGAGGACGACCAGCCGGAGCGAAAGGAGCCAGCGCATGTCTGA
- a CDS encoding cytochrome c oxidase subunit 3 family protein encodes MSDQTHPLYLGHHFEDIEQQNESYSVGMWAFLVTEIMFFGALFASYFIYRWMNQHEFHVLSHHLDWRLGFVNTLILLTSSLTMALGVKAAMRNDRRKQIGMILATIACGGGFLVVKYFEYTDKFKHGLAPGVNFSYPYADDGAPIAHMFYCIYFFMTGLHALHVVIGMIVMACLIAWIKKNPMKEQDFMPTEMTGLYWHFVDIVWIFLYPLLYLIPGK; translated from the coding sequence ATGTCTGACCAGACTCATCCCCTCTATCTGGGGCACCACTTCGAGGATATCGAGCAGCAGAACGAATCCTACTCGGTCGGGATGTGGGCGTTTCTCGTTACGGAGATCATGTTCTTTGGCGCGCTGTTCGCCAGCTACTTCATCTATCGCTGGATGAATCAGCACGAGTTCCATGTGCTGTCGCACCACTTGGATTGGAGACTCGGATTTGTCAACACCCTGATCCTGCTGACCTCCAGTTTGACGATGGCCTTAGGCGTGAAAGCGGCGATGCGCAACGACCGACGCAAGCAGATCGGCATGATCCTGGCCACTATCGCTTGTGGCGGCGGCTTCCTAGTCGTCAAATACTTTGAATACACCGACAAATTCAAACACGGGCTTGCGCCGGGAGTCAACTTTAGCTATCCGTATGCGGACGACGGCGCGCCCATTGCGCACATGTTCTACTGCATCTACTTCTTTATGACCGGACTGCACGCCCTCCACGTCGTCATCGGTATGATCGTGATGGCCTGCCTGATCGCCTGGATCAAGAAAAATCCGATGAAAGAACAGGACTTCATGCCGACCGAAATGACCGGACTCTACTGGCACTTTGTGGACATCGTTTGGATCTTCCTCTACCCGCTGCTCTATCTCATTCCGGGGAAATAA
- the coxB gene encoding cytochrome c oxidase subunit II: MGFPFLPEQASDFAVELDLWFWIITALSTFFTVLVFALLVVFVVRYRKGSAASRENAHDHDTRLELSWTVPLVVLGLVVFWYTAKLYAHAYAPGPPDAQEIYVVGKQWMWHLQHPNGIRENNQLHLQVGQPVKFVMISQDVIHSFYIPAFRIKKDVLPGRFNEVWVTPTKTGKFHLFCTEFCGTEHSKMGGFVYVMEPAEFEKWQQTELFGAAASATSMEAAGQALYEQLGCNTCHTGESTARCPTLEGIFGKEIELADGRKVMVDTEYVRESILDPNAKIVKGYQPIMPQYGTQLDEEKVLQLIAYIRSLSKAGDGGEKK, translated from the coding sequence ATGGGATTTCCGTTTTTGCCAGAGCAGGCGTCGGACTTTGCGGTCGAACTGGATCTGTGGTTCTGGATCATCACCGCGCTATCTACGTTCTTTACGGTGCTGGTCTTTGCCCTGCTCGTTGTGTTCGTGGTTCGCTACCGAAAGGGCTCTGCTGCCAGCCGAGAGAACGCTCACGACCACGACACGAGGCTGGAGCTTTCATGGACCGTCCCGCTGGTGGTCTTGGGATTGGTCGTGTTTTGGTACACCGCGAAGCTGTACGCCCATGCCTATGCGCCCGGACCGCCCGACGCCCAAGAAATCTACGTTGTCGGCAAGCAGTGGATGTGGCATCTCCAGCATCCAAACGGCATTCGAGAAAACAACCAGCTTCATCTTCAAGTCGGCCAGCCGGTCAAGTTCGTCATGATCTCGCAAGACGTGATCCATAGCTTCTATATCCCTGCATTCAGGATCAAGAAAGATGTTCTGCCTGGCCGCTTCAACGAAGTGTGGGTAACGCCCACCAAGACTGGCAAGTTCCATCTGTTTTGCACCGAGTTTTGCGGCACCGAGCACAGCAAGATGGGCGGGTTTGTCTACGTCATGGAGCCTGCAGAGTTTGAAAAGTGGCAACAGACCGAGCTTTTTGGCGCGGCCGCATCGGCCACGTCGATGGAAGCGGCCGGTCAGGCGCTGTACGAACAGTTGGGCTGCAACACCTGCCACACGGGAGAAAGCACCGCCCGATGCCCCACGCTCGAGGGCATTTTTGGCAAAGAGATCGAGCTAGCCGATGGCCGCAAAGTCATGGTCGACACTGAGTATGTTCGGGAATCGATTCTGGATCCGAATGCGAAGATCGTCAAAGGGTATCAGCCGATCATGCCGCAGTACGGCACTCAGTTGGACGAGGAGAAGGTGCTGCAGTTAATCGCTTACATTCGATCGCTATCGAAGGCGGGCGACGGAGGAGAGAAGAAATGA
- a CDS encoding sigma-70 family RNA polymerase sigma factor, whose product MNLTGPLWPYLLEAEESVISRAQKGDSGATEYMLYRYKNLVRQLVKPYFLVGAEKDDLIQVGMIGLWQAIMDFREEKQSCFSAFARICITRHVLSAVKGALRFHHQPLNTCVLFGTEPDGWPDLSDRIADRSMAPERVLIESERRAELEQRLSDRLSAFEREVLDRYCIGKSYCEISSELRCSTKAVDNALMRIKRKVARQA is encoded by the coding sequence ATGAATTTAACAGGGCCTCTGTGGCCCTACCTATTAGAAGCGGAAGAGAGCGTCATATCGCGAGCGCAGAAAGGAGATTCAGGAGCGACGGAGTACATGCTCTATCGCTACAAGAATCTGGTTCGCCAACTGGTAAAGCCTTACTTCTTGGTCGGAGCCGAAAAGGACGACTTGATCCAAGTAGGCATGATCGGGCTGTGGCAAGCGATCATGGACTTTCGAGAGGAGAAGCAGTCCTGTTTCTCTGCCTTCGCACGCATCTGCATCACTCGCCATGTGCTGTCAGCCGTAAAGGGCGCTCTTCGCTTCCATCATCAACCGCTAAATACTTGCGTCCTGTTCGGGACGGAGCCGGACGGATGGCCCGACCTGAGCGATCGGATCGCGGACAGGTCGATGGCGCCCGAGAGAGTTTTGATCGAGAGCGAGCGCCGTGCCGAGCTGGAGCAGCGGCTGAGCGATCGATTGAGCGCTTTTGAGCGAGAAGTTTTAGACCGTTACTGTATTGGCAAATCGTACTGCGAGATCTCTAGCGAATTGCGCTGCTCGACAAAAGCAGTGGACAATGCGCTGATGCGAATCAAGCGGAAAGTGGCACGGCAGGCTTAG
- a CDS encoding cytochrome C oxidase subunit IV family protein has translation MAGKTHQPHYLDDKTYFMVFGALMVFLFLTVGAAQVDLGAAVNNVIALAIAIIKAYIVVKFFMGVKMATKLTFLWAVAGFVCLLILFGLAFSDYGSRGWVDHNPGW, from the coding sequence ATGGCTGGCAAAACGCATCAACCTCACTATCTGGACGACAAGACCTACTTCATGGTCTTTGGAGCGCTCATGGTCTTTCTATTCTTGACCGTGGGTGCGGCGCAAGTGGACCTTGGGGCGGCCGTCAACAACGTCATTGCCTTGGCCATTGCAATCATCAAGGCCTATATTGTCGTTAAGTTCTTCATGGGCGTCAAGATGGCAACCAAGCTGACGTTTCTTTGGGCGGTTGCGGGTTTTGTCTGTCTGCTGATCTTGTTCGGCCTGGCGTTCAGCGATTACGGCTCGCGCGGCTGGGTCGATCATAATCCGGGCTGGTAG
- a CDS encoding SCO family protein yields the protein MKNLTIFAVMAMFAMGHAQFWNGKARPLPPTKEVEQNVDIVQNLGGLIPLDAEFTDSDGQKVKIGDLLQGKPALLTPVYYNCPNLCTETLNRTVHALQKVELRPGDDYNIITYSIAPTETPELAAKKKENYVGLLKKEGAERGWRFLVGSQESIKAVSDAVGFKYLYLEKQDLYAHKPALIFLTPDGKISRYFLGLLYNPRDVRLSLVEASNNKIGQLSDKWQLFCYVYDPESGTYGFAVMRALRIGGVMTIIAMAGMIFYFSRRKPGGAGA from the coding sequence ATGAAAAACTTAACAATTTTTGCCGTAATGGCTATGTTCGCAATGGGACATGCCCAGTTTTGGAACGGCAAAGCCCGTCCCTTGCCACCGACCAAAGAAGTGGAGCAGAACGTCGACATTGTACAGAATCTGGGCGGCCTGATCCCTCTCGATGCGGAGTTCACCGACTCGGACGGCCAGAAAGTGAAGATTGGCGATCTGCTACAGGGCAAACCGGCGCTGCTCACCCCGGTCTACTATAACTGCCCGAACCTGTGCACGGAAACGCTCAATCGGACGGTGCACGCGCTACAAAAGGTCGAACTCCGGCCGGGCGACGACTACAATATCATCACCTATAGCATCGCGCCGACGGAGACGCCCGAGTTGGCCGCCAAAAAGAAAGAGAATTATGTGGGACTGCTCAAGAAGGAGGGAGCCGAGCGAGGTTGGCGCTTCTTGGTCGGCAGTCAGGAGTCTATCAAGGCGGTTTCCGACGCAGTAGGGTTCAAATATCTTTACCTGGAGAAGCAAGATCTTTACGCTCACAAACCGGCTCTCATCTTTCTGACCCCGGACGGCAAGATTTCGCGCTACTTCTTGGGCTTGCTCTACAACCCGCGGGACGTGCGCCTTTCTCTGGTCGAGGCATCGAACAACAAGATCGGCCAACTGTCGGACAAGTGGCAGCTGTTCTGTTACGTGTACGATCCGGAGTCGGGCACTTATGGCTTTGCGGTGATGCGGGCGCTGCGCATCGGCGGCGTCATGACTATCATCGCTATGGCCGGGATGATCTTCTATTTCTCGAGGCGCAAGCCAGGCGGTGCAGGAGCTTAG
- a CDS encoding citrate synthase (catalyzes the formation of citrate from acetyl-CoA and oxaloacetate) gives MPDAESIVPYRPGLEGVTAGISGVSDIVAEENKLLYRGYDIRELAENSEFEEVAYLVLYGELPNATQLSQFKAELVANREVPEHVYQALRALPKEAAQNMMSVLQMGVAALGATEPLARDNSHEANLKKAIKLTGQMATLVANGYRAVSGKATVPGDPNLGHAANFLYMLHGEKPNDLFAKVMNLTFILYAEHGYNASTFTARVVASTLAGLHSAVAAAIGALHGNLHGGANEAVMDDMLSIGTSDRAEGWVRERLASKHRIMGFGHREYKTGDTRAAILGTYVDQLAELTGKSDLAKMQRIMRETVLNEKGLHPNVDFPAAPIYYMMDIPIPLYTPIFAAARITGWSAHVIEQHDGNRLIRPRSDYNGPAPRPYVPIAQR, from the coding sequence ATGCCTGACGCAGAATCCATTGTGCCCTACCGTCCCGGATTGGAAGGCGTAACAGCCGGCATATCGGGCGTTTCAGACATAGTTGCGGAAGAGAATAAGCTTCTCTATCGAGGCTACGATATCCGAGAGTTGGCCGAAAACTCCGAATTTGAAGAAGTCGCCTATCTGGTGCTCTATGGCGAGCTGCCCAATGCAACGCAACTTTCTCAGTTCAAGGCCGAACTGGTCGCCAATCGCGAGGTTCCCGAACACGTTTATCAAGCGCTGAGAGCCTTGCCGAAAGAGGCTGCGCAAAACATGATGTCGGTACTCCAAATGGGCGTTGCGGCATTGGGGGCGACAGAACCCTTGGCCAGAGACAACTCTCACGAAGCCAACCTGAAGAAAGCGATCAAACTGACCGGGCAGATGGCCACTTTGGTCGCCAACGGCTATCGTGCGGTAAGCGGTAAAGCAACTGTGCCTGGCGATCCGAACTTAGGCCATGCGGCCAACTTTCTCTATATGCTTCATGGCGAAAAGCCAAACGATCTGTTCGCCAAGGTGATGAACCTGACGTTCATCCTCTATGCCGAGCACGGCTACAACGCTTCGACGTTCACGGCTCGCGTGGTCGCTTCTACCTTGGCAGGGCTTCATTCAGCCGTTGCGGCCGCCATCGGCGCGCTGCACGGCAACCTGCACGGCGGCGCCAACGAAGCCGTCATGGACGATATGCTGTCCATTGGAACCTCCGATAGAGCGGAAGGCTGGGTGCGCGAGCGATTGGCGTCCAAACACCGAATCATGGGATTTGGCCACCGCGAATATAAGACCGGCGATACGCGGGCGGCCATCCTAGGAACCTATGTCGATCAGTTGGCCGAACTGACGGGCAAGAGCGACTTGGCAAAGATGCAGCGAATTATGCGCGAAACGGTGCTGAACGAGAAAGGCTTGCATCCAAACGTGGACTTTCCCGCCGCACCGATCTATTATATGATGGATATCCCGATTCCGCTCTACACGCCGATCTTTGCAGCTGCTCGCATAACCGGTTGGAGCGCGCACGTGATCGAACAGCACGATGGCAATCGGCTGATTCGACCTCGCAGCGATTACAACGGACCGGCGCCCCGCCCCTATGTGCCCATAGCGCAACGATAA